The Triticum aestivum cultivar Chinese Spring chromosome 7B, IWGSC CS RefSeq v2.1, whole genome shotgun sequence genome window below encodes:
- the LOC123155813 gene encoding ABC transporter G family member 26: protein MEISSEERVELSIVVTHPDNGDAGVEEDHLWPTKDGPLPIFLKFENVEYKVKLSPKNPLTAAKVAFSSHMREDNGRSSCKHILKGIGGSVDPGEILALMGPSGSGKTTLLKILGGRLGGAVKGQITYNDTPYSPCLKRRMGFVTQDDVLFPQLTVEETLVFAAFLRLPARMSKQQKRDRVDAIIAELNLERCRHTKIGGAFVRGVSGGERKRTSIGYEILVDPSLLLLDEPTSGLDSTSASKLIVILQRLAKSTRRTIITTIHQPSSRMFHMFDKLLLISEGHAIYHGKARDCMHHFSSLGFTPEIPMNPAEFLLDLATGNLEDISVPGLLRDGSPAPQEFRSRVVAYLQAKYRDHAGGAEEDQAKQLARRPGEQLRLAIRMRKDRSINWFQQFVVLSRRTFRERAADYLDKMRLAQAVGVALLLGLLWWKSQTGNEAQLRDQVGLIFYICIFWTSSSLFGSVYVFPFEKLYLVKERKADMYRLSAYYASSTLCDAVPHVVYPVLFMAILYFMADLRRTVPCFCLTLLATLLIVFTSQGTGELLGAAILSVKRAGVMASLVLMLFLLTGGYYVQHIPKFIRWLRYVSFMHYGFNLLLKAQYHGHLTYNCGSRTGCQRLQSSPSFDTVDLDGGMREVWILLAMAVAYRLLAYFCLLKRITLTPL from the exons ATGGAGATTAGCAGCGAGGAGAGGGTGGAGCTCTCCATCGTGGTGACCCACCCCGACAATGGCGACGCCGGCGTGGAGGAGGATCATCTATGGCCGACCAAAGACGGCCCTCTTCCTATATTCCTCAAG TTTGAGAATGTGGAGTACAAGGTGAAGCTGAGTCCCAAAAACCCCCTGACGGCTGCAAAGGTGGCCTTCTCATCCCACATGAGGGAGGACAATGGCCGCAGCAGCTGCAAACATATCCTCAAGGGCATAGGCGGCAGCGTCGACCCCGGCGAGATTCTGGCGCTGATGGGCCCGTCCGGCAGCGGCAAGACCACCCTGCTCAAGATACTGGGAGGCAGGCTGGGAGGCGCCGTCAAGGGTCAGATCACCTACAACGACACCCCCTACAGCCCCTGCCTCAAGCGGAG GATGGGATTTGTGACGCAGGACGACGTGCTGTTCCCTCAGCTGACGGTGGAGGAGACGCTGGTGTTCGCCGCCTTCCTGAGGCTGCCGGCGCGCATGTCCAAGCAGCAGAAGCGCGACCGGGTGGACGCCATCATCGCGGAGCTGAACCTGGAGAGGTGCCGGCACACCAAGATCGGCGGCGCGTTCGTGCGCGGGGTGTCGGGCGGCGAGAGGAAGCGGACGAGCATCGGGTACGAGATCCTGGTGGACccgtcgctgctgctgctggacGAGCCCACGTCGGGGCTGGACTCCACGTCGGCCAGCAAGCtcatcgtcatcctgcagcggcTGGCCAAGTCGACGCGGCggaccatcatcaccaccatccacCAGCCGTCCAGCCGGATGTTCCACATGTTCGACAAGCTGCTGCTCATCTCCGAGGGCCACGCCATCTACCACGGCAAGGCCAGGGACTGCATGCACCACTTCTCCTCGCTGGGGTTCACGCCGGAGATCCCCATGAACCCGGCCGAGTTCCTGCTGGACCTGGCCACGGGCAACCTCGAGGACATCAGCGTCCCGGGGCTGCTCCGGGACGGCTCGCCGGCGCCGCAGGAGTTCAGGTCCCGCGTCGTCGCGTACCTCCAGGCCAAGTACAGGGACCACGCCGGCGGCGCCGAGGAGGACCAGGCGAAGCAGCTGGCGAGGAGGCCCGGGGAGCAGCTGAGGCTGGCCATCCGGATGCGCAAGGACCGGAGCATCAACTGGTTCCAGCAGTTCGTGGTGCTGTCGCGTCGCACGTTCCGGGAGCGCGCCGCCGACTACCTGGACAAGATGCGGCTGGCGCAGGCCGTGGGCGTGGCGCTCCTGCTCGGCCTCCTGTGGTGGAAGTCGCAGACGGGCAACGAGGCGCAGCTGAGGGACCAGGTCGGGCTCATCTTCTACATCTGCATCTTCTGGACCTCGTCGTCGCTCTTCGGCTCCGTCTACGTCTTCCCCTTCGAGAAGCTGTACCTGGTCAAGGAGCGCAAGGCCGACATGTACCGCCTCAGCGCCTACTACGCCAGCAGCACCCTCTGCGACGCCGTGCCGCACGTCGTCTACCCGGTCCTCTTCATGGCCATCCTCTACTTCATGGCCGACCTCCGCCGCACCGTCCCCTGCTTCTGCCTCACCCTCCTCGCCACCCTCCTCATCGTCTTCACCAGCCAG GGGACGGGGGAGCTGCTGGGGGCGGCGATCCTGAGCGTGAAGAGGGCGGGGGTGATGGCGTCGCTGGTGCTGATGCTGTTCCTGCTCACTGGAGGGTACTACGTGCAGCACATACCCAAGTTCATACGGTGGCTGAGGTACGTCTCCTTCATGCACTACGGCTTCAACCTGCTGCTCAAGGCGCAGTACCACGGCCACCTCACCTACAACTGCGGGAGCCGGACCGGGTGCCAGCGGCTGCAGTCGTCGCCGTCGTTCGACACCGTCGACCTCGATGGCGGCATGCGCGAGGTCTGGATCCTGCTCGCCATGGCCGTCGCGTACCGCCTCCTCGCCTACTTCTGCCTCCTCAAGAGGATAACCCTCACGCCCTTGTGA